The genome window GGACATCTTGTCAATCCCAGAACCTATCCTTTTTGCAGCAGACTGAATTGCCTGCTGGGGCGTTTCCTTTGTATTTGTTTCCACTGTAAACTTGATCTTGTCAATCAGCGGATGCTCTATCTGGTAGCCAGCTGCCTCAACATTTTCGTCATTCCACAGCTCTGTCTTTAAGGCATTGCAGAAACCCTGGTCAGTATCACTGAACTCAACAACAATCCTTCTTTT of Candidatus Woesearchaeota archaeon contains these proteins:
- a CDS encoding DNA-directed RNA polymerase subunit L; translated protein: MQLNVLESEKRRIVVEFSDTDQGFCNALKTELWNDENVEAAGYQIEHPLIDKIKFTVETNTKETPQQAIQSAAKRIGSGIDKMSKAFPVIR